One genomic segment of Clostridium saccharoperbutylacetonicum N1-4(HMT) includes these proteins:
- a CDS encoding Mbeg1-like protein, producing the protein MSQVNSAQLTNEQLALLDSLMYMDEVKDDKGNVVIKAISDKDSKDKTLGEYLNKINIDKLPAATKDSNGNISGEITSYSKEDWKNLINAAKNDEKLNNLTIESTLPDPNGKKASGVCFVDDSGNATVAFRGTGQYEWLDNGKMAYSADTEQQELAKEWVNSLGHDDITVIGHSKGGNKAEYVTIATDKIARCVAFDAPGFGEEFCDKYKDEIANKKDRITLIAPQDGYVCDLFFNIAGITKYYKTNGGTTSDKVEDALGIVGKNLNGFSKDTIFSLIGIGISGEPTLFKIIDDYNIVTGNAGEYWGNAEPFLKNIGVIAGRAHMANSFFTIQGGNAVFNEETVQDPAMALIHDYINFMVKNVSKEDRKCLTKFLMGQFQGGKEMVNGEVKDIDFGELKPEFVLRMANLTYLWVETLGIPEDDKKKFKDELSKFLKGKESAAEFSVILSKVANESHKTMLSSLKNDIRDFTNVSRENLINLIKDVEGDNPLEYNKWPQWDAVDDFTRRLLHIDYQHNQINKYYEYLIEKNNLSIDKINKIFDKAYEIDNEYSAMLMEQDDKIKQFEVRIEKLVQRFDTSLINVDVSSVKVK; encoded by the coding sequence ATGTCACAAGTAAATTCAGCACAATTGACAAATGAACAATTGGCTTTATTAGATTCATTAATGTATATGGATGAAGTTAAAGATGATAAAGGAAATGTGGTAATTAAGGCAATTTCAGATAAAGATAGTAAAGATAAAACATTAGGCGAATATCTTAATAAAATAAATATAGATAAATTGCCAGCAGCGACAAAAGATTCAAATGGAAATATATCAGGTGAAATAACTAGTTATAGCAAAGAAGATTGGAAAAACTTGATAAATGCCGCTAAAAATGATGAAAAATTAAATAACTTAACAATTGAAAGTACATTACCAGATCCAAATGGTAAGAAGGCTAGCGGTGTTTGTTTTGTAGATGATAGTGGAAATGCAACAGTAGCATTTAGAGGAACAGGACAATATGAATGGTTAGATAATGGTAAGATGGCATATAGTGCAGATACAGAGCAGCAAGAATTAGCTAAAGAGTGGGTTAATAGTTTAGGGCATGATGATATAACCGTTATTGGTCATTCTAAAGGAGGAAATAAAGCAGAATATGTTACGATTGCAACTGATAAAATTGCAAGATGTGTAGCATTTGATGCACCAGGCTTTGGTGAAGAATTTTGTGATAAGTATAAGGATGAAATTGCAAATAAGAAAGATAGGATAACTTTAATAGCACCTCAAGATGGGTATGTTTGTGATTTGTTTTTTAATATTGCAGGAATTACAAAATATTATAAGACTAATGGAGGAACTACATCAGACAAGGTTGAAGATGCACTTGGTATAGTAGGTAAAAATTTAAATGGTTTTTCAAAAGATACAATATTTTCTTTAATAGGCATAGGTATAAGTGGAGAACCTACATTATTTAAAATAATAGATGATTATAATATAGTAACAGGTAATGCTGGTGAATATTGGGGGAATGCAGAACCTTTTCTAAAAAATATAGGAGTAATTGCAGGAAGAGCACATATGGCTAATTCATTTTTTACAATTCAAGGTGGAAATGCAGTATTTAATGAAGAAACTGTTCAAGATCCTGCGATGGCGCTAATTCATGATTATATAAATTTTATGGTTAAAAATGTTTCAAAAGAAGACAGGAAATGTTTAACTAAATTCTTGATGGGACAATTTCAAGGCGGCAAAGAAATGGTTAATGGCGAGGTTAAAGACATAGATTTTGGTGAATTGAAACCAGAATTTGTACTTAGAATGGCTAACTTAACTTATTTGTGGGTAGAAACTTTAGGTATTCCAGAAGATGATAAGAAAAAGTTTAAAGATGAATTAAGTAAATTTTTAAAAGGTAAAGAGAGTGCAGCAGAATTTAGTGTCATATTATCAAAAGTAGCTAATGAATCGCATAAGACTATGCTTTCAAGTTTGAAAAATGACATAAGAGATTTTACAAATGTATCAAGAGAAAATCTGATTAATTTAATAAAGGATGTAGAAGGGGATAATCCATTAGAATATAATAAATGGCCTCAATGGGATGCGGTTGATGATTTTACTAGAAGATTATTACATATTGATTACCAACATAATCAAATTAATAAATACTATGAATATTTGATTGAAAAAAATAATTTGAGTATAGATAAAATAAATAAAATATTTGATAAAGCATATGAAATAGATAATGAATATAGTGCTATGCTAATGGAACAGGATGATAAGATTAAGCAGTTTGAAGTAAGAATTGAAAAATTGGTACAAAGATTTGATACAAGTCTTATAAATGTTGATGTATCGAGTGTAAAGGTAAAATGA
- the ptb gene encoding phosphate butyryltransferase — MSKNFDDLLARLKEVPTKKVAVAVAQDEPVLEAIKEATDKNIAQAILVGDKQKIQEIAKKIDLDLSNYEIMDIADPKKATLEAVKLVSSGHADMLMKGLVDTATFLRSVLNKEVGLRTGKLMSHVAVFDIEGWDRLLFLTDAAFNTYPELKDKVGMINNAVVVAHACGIDVPKVASICPVEVVNTSMPSTVDAALLAKMSDRGQFKGCIVDGPFALDNAISEEAAHHKGVTGNVAGKADVLLLPNIETANVMYKTLTYFSKSRNGGLLVGTSAPVILTSRADSFETKVNSIALAALVAAKNK, encoded by the coding sequence ATGAGCAAAAACTTTGACGATTTATTAGCAAGATTAAAGGAAGTTCCAACAAAGAAAGTGGCAGTGGCAGTGGCACAGGACGAGCCTGTATTAGAAGCTATTAAAGAAGCTACAGACAAAAATATAGCTCAAGCTATATTGGTTGGAGATAAGCAAAAAATACAAGAAATAGCAAAAAAGATAGACTTAGATTTATCAAACTATGAAATAATGGATATTGCAGATCCTAAGAAAGCTACCTTAGAAGCAGTAAAATTAGTTTCAAGCGGTCATGCAGACATGTTAATGAAAGGTTTAGTTGATACTGCTACATTTTTAAGAAGCGTATTAAATAAGGAAGTTGGATTAAGAACAGGAAAGTTAATGTCACACGTTGCAGTGTTTGATATTGAAGGTTGGGATAGACTATTATTTTTAACAGATGCAGCCTTTAATACATATCCAGAATTAAAGGATAAAGTTGGAATGATTAATAATGCAGTTGTAGTTGCACATGCTTGTGGAATAGATGTTCCTAAGGTAGCATCTATATGCCCAGTAGAAGTAGTGAATACAAGTATGCCTTCAACTGTAGATGCAGCATTATTAGCAAAAATGAGTGATAGAGGACAATTTAAAGGTTGTATAGTTGATGGACCTTTTGCTTTAGATAATGCAATATCAGAAGAAGCAGCTCATCATAAAGGTGTTACAGGAAATGTTGCAGGTAAAGCAGATGTATTATTATTACCAAATATAGAAACAGCAAATGTTATGTATAAAACATTAACATATTTCTCTAAATCAAGAAATGGTGGATTATTAGTGGGAACATCAGCACCAGTTATCTTAACTTCAAGAGCAGATTCTTTTGAAACAAAAGTTAACTCTATTGCTTTAGCAGCATTAGTTGCAGCAAAAAATAAGTAA
- a CDS encoding NAD(P)/FAD-dependent oxidoreductase: MAIRINNINLNLDDEFKVLEKKVCKKLKISKEDINKIEIIRKSIDARKKNDIKFTYSIDVICDNEAKIISKIHDKDVRLEKAEEIDSIIPGTEKMEHRPVVIGFGPAGIFAALTLARKGYKPIVYERGESVDKRTETVEKFWKSGELNLESNVQFGEGGAGTFSDGKLTTRIKDHRCTFVLDELINAGAPSEIKYESKAHVGTDLLKGVVKNIREEIKRLGGEVHFDSKLEKLSYENGKLKKIIVSGKEIPCEALVLAIGHSSRDTYEMLHKENVSMDAKAFAIGVRIEHPQELINISQYGENHKHPKLQAADYRLTYQSERLKRGIYSFCMCPGGVVVAAASEEGRLVSNGMSYHARDLENANSALVVTISPEDFEGDSPLRGMEFQRHYEELAFKLGGGNYKAPVQLVGDFLKDRISTKLGEVTPSYTAGYEFKELKDCLPSYVIDALKEGIYNFDKKIKGYAREDAVLTGIETRTSAPVTLNRDSKLESVNVSGLYPTGEGAGFAGGIISAAVDGIKVAEHIIEKFALPKEI, translated from the coding sequence ATGGCCATAAGAATAAATAATATAAACTTAAACTTAGATGATGAGTTTAAGGTATTAGAAAAAAAAGTATGTAAAAAGTTAAAAATATCAAAAGAGGATATAAATAAAATAGAAATAATAAGAAAAAGCATTGATGCTAGAAAAAAGAATGATATAAAATTTACCTATAGTATAGATGTGATTTGTGATAATGAGGCTAAGATAATATCAAAAATTCATGATAAGGATGTACGATTAGAAAAAGCTGAAGAGATTGATTCAATAATACCAGGTACAGAAAAAATGGAGCACAGACCAGTAGTAATTGGATTTGGTCCAGCTGGAATTTTTGCAGCTTTGACTTTAGCAAGAAAAGGTTATAAACCGATTGTGTATGAACGAGGAGAATCTGTGGATAAAAGAACAGAAACTGTGGAAAAGTTTTGGAAAAGTGGAGAGTTAAATCTTGAATCTAATGTTCAATTTGGTGAAGGTGGAGCAGGTACATTTTCTGATGGTAAGCTGACTACGAGAATTAAAGATCATAGGTGCACATTTGTACTAGATGAATTGATAAATGCTGGGGCTCCATCAGAAATTAAGTATGAAAGTAAGGCACATGTTGGAACTGATCTTTTAAAAGGTGTAGTTAAAAACATACGTGAAGAAATAAAGCGTCTAGGTGGAGAAGTTCATTTTGATTCTAAATTAGAAAAACTATCATATGAGAATGGAAAGTTGAAAAAGATAATTGTAAGTGGGAAAGAAATACCATGTGAGGCGCTAGTTTTAGCTATAGGTCATAGTTCAAGAGATACTTATGAAATGTTACATAAAGAAAATGTTTCTATGGATGCAAAAGCATTTGCAATTGGAGTAAGAATTGAGCATCCACAAGAACTGATAAATATTAGCCAGTATGGAGAAAACCACAAGCATCCTAAATTGCAAGCTGCTGATTATAGACTAACATATCAAAGTGAAAGATTAAAAAGAGGAATTTACTCATTTTGTATGTGTCCTGGAGGAGTAGTAGTAGCGGCTGCTTCAGAAGAAGGTAGACTTGTATCTAATGGTATGAGTTATCATGCGCGAGATTTAGAAAATGCTAATTCAGCTTTAGTAGTTACTATATCTCCTGAAGATTTTGAAGGGGATTCACCACTTAGAGGTATGGAATTTCAAAGGCATTATGAAGAACTTGCATTCAAATTAGGGGGAGGCAATTATAAAGCTCCAGTACAATTAGTTGGAGACTTTTTAAAGGATAGAATATCGACTAAATTAGGAGAAGTTACTCCAAGTTATACTGCAGGATATGAATTTAAAGAATTAAAAGATTGCTTACCTAGTTATGTTATAGACGCACTTAAAGAAGGAATTTATAATTTTGATAAAAAGATAAAAGGGTATGCACGTGAAGATGCAGTATTGACAGGAATAGAAACTAGAACCTCAGCACCAGTAACGCTTAATAGGGATTCTAAGCTTGAAAGCGTAAATGTTAGTGGACTTTATCCAACAGGAGAAGGCGCTGGCTTTGCAGGTGGAATAATATCAGCTGCAGTTGATGGTATAAAAGTTGCTGAACATATAATCGAAAAATTTGCTTTACCAAAAGAAATATAA
- the buk gene encoding butyrate kinase, translating to MSYKLLIINPGSTSTKIGVYENEKELFEETLRHTNEEIKRYDTIYDQFGFRKEVILNVLKEKNFDIKTLSAVVGRGGMLKPVEGGTYAVNDAMVEDLKVGVQGPHASNLGGIIAKSIGDELNIPSFIVDPVVTDELAEVARLSGVPELPRKSKFHALNQKAVAKRYGKESGQGYENLNLVVVHMGGGVSVGAHNHGKVVDVNNALDGDGPFSPERAGSVPIGDLIKMCFSGKYSEAEVYGKVVGKGGFVGYLNTNDVKGVIDKMEAGDKECEAIYKAFVYQIAKAIGEMSVVLEGKVDQIIFTGGIAYSPTLVPDLKAKVEWIAPVTVYPGEDELLALAQGAIRVLDGEEKAKVY from the coding sequence ATGTCATATAAGTTATTAATAATCAATCCAGGATCAACATCAACAAAGATTGGTGTATATGAAAATGAAAAGGAATTATTTGAAGAAACCTTAAGACATACAAATGAAGAAATAAAAAGGTATGATACTATATATGATCAATTTGGGTTTAGAAAAGAAGTTATATTAAACGTTCTCAAAGAAAAGAACTTTGATATAAAAACATTAAGTGCAGTTGTTGGTAGAGGTGGAATGCTTAAGCCAGTAGAAGGTGGAACTTATGCAGTTAATGATGCTATGGTAGAAGATTTAAAGGTTGGAGTTCAAGGACCACATGCTTCTAACCTTGGGGGAATCATTGCTAAATCTATAGGAGATGAATTAAATATACCTTCATTTATTGTAGATCCAGTTGTTACAGATGAATTGGCAGAGGTAGCTAGATTATCAGGAGTGCCAGAACTTCCAAGAAAAAGCAAATTCCATGCACTTAATCAAAAAGCAGTAGCGAAAAGATATGGAAAAGAAAGTGGACAAGGATATGAAAATTTAAATCTTGTTGTTGTACATATGGGTGGAGGCGTTTCTGTTGGAGCTCATAACCATGGAAAAGTAGTTGATGTAAATAATGCATTAGATGGAGATGGTCCATTTTCACCAGAAAGAGCTGGATCAGTTCCAATTGGTGATTTAATTAAGATGTGTTTTAGTGGAAAATACAGTGAAGCAGAGGTATATGGAAAAGTAGTTGGAAAAGGTGGCTTTGTTGGATACCTAAACACAAATGATGTAAAAGGTGTTATAGATAAAATGGAAGCAGGAGATAAAGAATGTGAAGCAATTTATAAAGCATTTGTTTATCAAATTGCAAAAGCAATTGGGGAAATGTCAGTTGTATTAGAAGGTAAGGTTGATCAAATTATCTTTACTGGTGGAATTGCATATTCACCAACTCTTGTTCCAGATCTTAAAGCAAAAGTTGAATGGATAGCTCCAGTTACAGTTTATCCAGGAGAAGACGAATTATTAGCTTTAGCTCAAGGTGCTATAAGAGTTCTTGATGGGGAAGAAAAAGCTAAGGTATATTAA